Proteins encoded together in one Oncorhynchus nerka isolate Pitt River linkage group LG19, Oner_Uvic_2.0, whole genome shotgun sequence window:
- the LOC115101333 gene encoding syntaxin-5-like, with the protein MNTRRRHGPRNSQEGVYLGPAQTQSPLIQLQDPQLTAPSPPPPAPLVDISNMSGRDRTNEFQSVCRSLQGRQNAVQSSKPALSAVRQRSDFTLMAKRIGKDLSNTFAKLEKLTILAKRKSLFDDKAVEIEELTYIVKQDINSLNKQIAQLQGLVRSRQSQNGKHLQTHSNTIVVSLQSKLASMSNDFKSVLEVRTENLKEQKSRRDQFSQAPVSSSHLHASNFGNSLLMQDDSKRTAEVSIDMDFRASQQLQLVNEQDSYIQSRSDTMQNIETTIVELGSIFQQLAHMVKEQEETVQRIDANVEDTQLNVDMAHSEILKYFQSVSSNRWLMVKIFLVLIVFFIVFVVFFA; encoded by the exons ATGAACACGCGTCGTCGCCACGGTCCTAGGAACAGCCAGGAAGGGGTGTACCTAGGGCCTGCCCAGACCCAGTCACCGCTGATCCAGTTGCAGGACCCACAACTCACAGCCCCCAGTCCACCGCCACCTGCCCCACTGGTGGACATAAGCAACATGTCGGGCAGGGACCGCACCAATGAGTTCCAGTCAGTCTGCAGGTCACTACAGGGGAGACAG AATGCGGTCCAGTCCAGCAAGCCAGCCCTCAGTGCCGTCAGACAGCGCAGTGACTTTACACTCATGGCAAA GAGGATTGGGAAGGACTTGAGTAACACTTTCGCCAAACTGGAAAAACTCACAATAC TTGCCAAAAGGAAATCTCTTTTTGATGACAAAGCTGTGGAGATTGAGGAGTTAACCTACATTGTTAAACAG GACATAAACAGTCTGAATAAACAGATAGCACAGCTGCAGGGTCTTGTGCGCTCCAGACAGAGTCAGAATGGCAAACACCTACAGACACATTCCAACACCATCGTTGTCTCCCTCCAG TCCAAACTGGCATCAATGTCAAACGACTTCAAGTCGGTGCTGGAGGTCAGGACAGAG AACCTCAAAGAGCAGAAGAGTAGAAGAGATCAATTTTCTCAAGCCCCAGTATCCTCCTCCCATCTACATGCCAGCAACTTCG GTAACTCATTGTTAATGCAGGATGACTCTAAAAGGACAGCTGAAGTCTCTATAGACATGGACTTCCGTGCCAGCCAACAGCTGCAGCTTGTCAATGAACAG GACTCGTACATCCAGAGCCGTTCAGACACCATGCAGAACATAGAGACCACCATCGTAGAGCTGGGCTCCATCTTCCAGCAGCTGGCCCACATGGTgaaggagcaggaggagacagTGCAGAG AATTGACGCCAATGTGGAGGACACCCAGCTCAACGTGGACATGGCACACTCCGAGATCCTCAAGTACTTTCAGTCTGTCTCATCCAACCGCTGGCTCATGGTCAAAATCTTCCTCGTCCTCATAGTCTTCTTCATCGTCTTTGTGGTCTTCTTTGCTTGA
- the LOC115101334 gene encoding adenylosuccinate synthetase isozyme 2-like, with the protein MAADSTMCNGQETASMNGEPSFKRHRESGQVESLRIPKEPRNKVTVVLGAQWGDEGKGKVVDLLALDADLVCRCQGGNNAGHTVVVDSVEYDFHLLPSGVLNKKAVSFIGNGVVIHLPGLFEEAEKNLQKGNGLQGWETRLKISDRAHIVFNFHQAVDGIQEQQRQLQAGNNLGTTKKGIGPAYSSKAARNGLRVCDLVSDFTVFAEKFRVLAGQFLTMYPDLNVDIDNELQQLKVYAERLRPLVTDGVYFMHKALTGPSKKILVEGANAALLDIDFGTYPFVTSSNCTAGGVCTGLGVPPSYVGRVYGVVKAYTTRVGVGAFPTEQDNEIGNLLQSRGREFGVTTGRRRRCGWLDLILVRYAHMVNGFTAIALTKLDVLDTLPEIKVGVSYTVDDESLPSFPANMDMLMRVSVKYETLPGWCCSTEDVRCFEELPPQAQSYIRFIEDFLQVPVKWVGVGKSRESMIKLF; encoded by the exons ATGGCAGCAGATAGCACAATGTGTAATGGCCAAGAAACGGCCTCCATGAACGGAGAGCCATCTTTCAAGCGACATCGGGAGAGTGGACAGGTCGAGTCCCTGCGGATTCCGAAGGAACCTCGGAATAAAGTAACCGTGGTCCTCGGTGCGCAATGGGGAGACGAGGGAAAGGGGAAAGTGGTTGACCTGCTAGCACTGGACGCGGATTTAGTCTGCCGGTGTCAG GGAGGCAACAACGCAGGCCACACAGTGGTGGTGGACTCTGTGGAGTACGACTTCCACTTGCTGCCCAGTGGAGTGCTCAACAAGAAGGCTGTCTCATTTATTG GGAACGGGGTTGTGATACACCTGCCTGGCCTCTTCGAGGAGGCTGAAAAGAACCTGCAGAAAGGCAACG GACTGCAAGGATGGGAGACGCGGTTAAAGATATCTGACCGTGCACACATTG TGTTCAACTTCCACCAAGCTGTTGATGGGATCCAGGAACAACAGAGACAGCTACAGGCGGGAAACAA TTTGGGAACCACCAAAAAGGGCATTGGACCTGCCTATTCTTCCAAAGCTGCTCGCAATGGACTGCGAGTCTGTGACCTTGTGTCTGATTTCACTGTCTTTGCGGAGAA GTTCCGTGTGTTGGCAGGGCAATTCCTGACTATGTACCCCGACCTAAATGTTGACATTGACAATGAGCTGCAACAACTGAAG GTGTATGCTGAGAGGTTGCGGCCCCTTGTCACCGATGGGGTGTACTTCATGCACAAGGCCCTCACTGGTCCCAGTAAGAAGATTCTGGTGGAGGGAGCCAATGCAGCCCTCTTGGATATTGACTTTG GCACCTACCCGTTTGTGACATCCTCTAACTGCACTGCTGGGGGGGTGTGCACTGGCCTGGGTGTGCCCCCGTCCTATGTGGGGAGAGTGTATGGTGTGGTCAAGGCCTACACCACCCGGGTGGGCGTTGGAGCTTTCCCCACTGAGCAGGACAAT GAGATTGGCAACTTGTTGCAGTCCAGAGGGAGGGAGTTTGGTGTGACGACGGGCCGGCGGCGCCGCTGTGGCTGGCTTGACTTGATCCTTGTCAGATACGCCCACATGGTCAACGGCTTCACTGC CATCGCTCTGACCAAGCTTGACGTCCTCGACACGCTGCCAGAGATCAAAGTGGGTGTGTCCTACACTGTAGATGACGAATCCCTTCCCAGTTTTCCTG CCAATATGGACATGCTGATGCGGGTGTCAGTGAAGTATGAGACACTACCTGGATGGTGCTGCAGCACTGAGGATGTGCGGTGCTTTGAGGAGCTGCCCCCTCAGGCACAGAGCTACATCCGCTTCATCGAGGACTTCTTGCAAGTGCCAG TGAAATGGGTTGGAGTTGGGAAATCCAGAGAAAGCATGATCAAGCTGTTCTGA